The Streptomyces sp. HSG2 genome has a segment encoding these proteins:
- a CDS encoding stage II sporulation protein M: MDLDVFVSSHQAEWDRLDALLRRRRGLTGAEADEIVTLYQRTATHLSVIRSGAPDPRLVGRLSRLVARARATVAGTRRTSWHDVTHFLAAGFPAAVHRARHWWVPTALLSLAVAALLGWWTGTHPEVQAVIAAPDELRRLTRPGGEYESYYSTHPAASFSAQVWTNNAWVAALCLTLGVFLGLPVLWVLFLNMLNLGVGLGLMYSAGRLDVFLGLLAPHGLLELTAIFVAAGTGLRLGWTLVDPGPRPRRTALAEEGRAAVGMAVGLALVLLVAGAIEGFVTPSGLPTWTRIGIGVAAEILFLLYVHVLGGRAAREGERGDLKAAERGAVVPVAG; this comes from the coding sequence ATGGACCTCGACGTCTTCGTCTCGTCGCACCAAGCGGAGTGGGATCGGCTCGACGCCCTGCTCCGACGCCGTCGCGGTCTGACCGGCGCGGAGGCGGACGAGATCGTGACCCTCTACCAGCGCACGGCCACCCATCTCTCCGTGATCCGCTCCGGGGCGCCCGATCCTCGGCTGGTCGGTCGACTCAGCCGGCTCGTCGCCCGTGCCCGCGCGACGGTCGCCGGAACCCGGCGGACGTCGTGGCACGACGTCACGCACTTCCTCGCCGCCGGTTTCCCCGCGGCCGTCCACCGGGCCCGGCACTGGTGGGTGCCGACCGCCCTGCTCTCCCTCGCCGTCGCCGCGCTGCTGGGCTGGTGGACGGGAACGCACCCCGAGGTCCAGGCCGTCATCGCCGCGCCCGACGAACTGCGGCGGCTCACGCGTCCGGGGGGCGAGTACGAGTCCTACTACTCCACGCACCCGGCCGCGTCGTTCTCCGCCCAGGTCTGGACCAACAACGCCTGGGTCGCCGCTCTCTGCCTGACGCTCGGGGTCTTCCTCGGTCTGCCGGTGCTGTGGGTCCTCTTCCTCAACATGCTCAACCTGGGAGTGGGGCTCGGTCTGATGTACTCGGCCGGCCGCCTGGACGTCTTTCTGGGCCTGTTGGCCCCCCACGGACTGCTGGAACTCACGGCGATCTTCGTCGCGGCGGGAACGGGGCTCCGCCTGGGATGGACGCTCGTCGATCCCGGTCCGAGACCGCGGCGCACGGCGCTCGCCGAGGAGGGCCGCGCGGCCGTCGGCATGGCCGTGGGCCTGGCCTTGGTCCTCCTCGTAGCGGGGGCCATCGAGGGTTTCGTCACTCCCTCGGGGTTGCCCACCTGGACCAGGATCGGAATAGGCGTGGCCGCCGAGATCCTCTTCCTCCTCTACGTCCACGTGCTCGGTGGCCGGGCCGCGCGCGAGGGTGAGCGGGGAGACCTCAAGGCCGCCGAGCGCGGCGCGGTGGTTCCCGTCGCCGGCTGA
- a CDS encoding RDD family protein, protein MAAWVTGEAVALELRPARLPSRALALMLDLALALTTYVVVAVLVLVATASLDEAARAAVSLATFVSVMVGGPVAVETLSRGRSLGKLACGLRVVRDDGGPIAFRHALVRGLLAVVEILMTLGLVACVASLVSARGRRLGDVFAGTLVVRERVPAGPVAFVPPPPPGSERLFTGLDLSAVPDDLWLAVRQCLTRAGELDPRVGAAMAARLASDVAALTGVAAPPGMPPMAYLAGVSHERRAREVRRAHLSGSPSQRVPGEGVGHPAPPRHRAEGPAPHGTTHDPAGPAPASASNREGFFAHPPATGPVDSPEPPEGGAPSPGTRFSPPG, encoded by the coding sequence GTGGCCGCATGGGTGACGGGCGAGGCGGTGGCCCTGGAGCTGCGGCCGGCGCGGCTGCCGAGCAGGGCCCTCGCCCTGATGCTGGACCTCGCGCTGGCCTTGACCACCTACGTGGTCGTGGCCGTCCTCGTGTTGGTGGCCACCGCGTCGTTGGACGAGGCGGCGCGGGCCGCCGTGTCGCTGGCCACCTTCGTATCGGTGATGGTGGGGGGGCCGGTGGCCGTCGAGACACTGAGCCGCGGCAGGTCCCTGGGCAAACTGGCATGCGGTTTGCGGGTGGTACGCGACGACGGCGGACCGATCGCGTTCCGGCACGCCTTGGTGCGGGGGTTGCTCGCCGTGGTCGAGATCCTCATGACCCTGGGTCTCGTCGCCTGCGTCGCCTCGCTGGTGTCGGCGCGAGGACGGCGGCTCGGGGACGTGTTCGCCGGGACGTTGGTAGTGCGGGAGCGCGTGCCCGCCGGGCCGGTCGCCTTCGTCCCGCCGCCCCCGCCGGGCTCCGAGAGGCTGTTCACCGGCCTGGACCTGTCGGCCGTACCGGACGACCTGTGGCTGGCCGTTCGACAGTGCCTCACGCGGGCGGGCGAGTTGGACCCCCGAGTGGGAGCGGCGATGGCGGCACGGCTGGCGTCCGACGTCGCCGCCCTGACGGGAGTCGCGGCGCCACCGGGGATGCCGCCTATGGCCTACCTGGCCGGTGTGTCACACGAGCGTCGGGCACGCGAGGTCCGCCGGGCACACCTCTCGGGCTCCCCCTCCCAGCGCGTCCCGGGCGAGGGGGTCGGGCACCCGGCGCCCCCGCGGCATCGGGCGGAGGGGCCGGCGCCCCACGGGACGACCCATGACCCCGCCGGTCCCGCCCCCGCCTCGGCGTCGAACCGCGAGGGGTTCTTCGCGCACCCGCCGGCGACGGGGCCGGTCGACTCCCCCGAGCCGCCGGAGGGCGGGGCGCCCTCCCCCGGGACCCGCTTCAGCCCTCCGGGGTGA
- the ahcY gene encoding adenosylhomocysteinase, which translates to MTTVENRQDFKVADLSLAEFGRKEITLAEHEMPGLMALRAEYAEARPLAGARITGSLHMTVQTAVLIETLVALGARVRWASCNIFSTQDHAAAAVAVGPGGTAGEPRGVPVFAWKGETLEEYWWCTEQALTWPDAATGGPNMILDDGGDATLLVHKGVEYEKDGKVPSPDTAESDEHRVILELLTRTLGENARKWTRLASEIRGVTEETTTGVHRLYEMQRDETLLFPAINVNDAVTKSKFDNKYGCRHSLVDGINRATDVLIGGKTAVVCGYGDVGKGCAESLRGQGARVIVTEIDPICALQAAMDGYQVTTLDEVVETADIFVTTTGNKDIILASDMARMKHQAIVGNIGHFDNEIDMAGLAKIPGIVKDEVKPQVHTWTFPDGKVVIVLSEGRLLNLGNATGHPSFVMSNSFADQTLAQIELFTKPDAYPTGVYVLPKQLDEKVARLHLDSLGVKLTTLRPEQAEYIGVKVEGPYKADHYRY; encoded by the coding sequence ATGACGACTGTCGAGAACCGACAGGACTTCAAGGTCGCCGACCTGTCCCTGGCCGAGTTCGGCCGCAAGGAGATCACCCTCGCCGAGCACGAGATGCCCGGCCTGATGGCGCTCCGCGCGGAATACGCCGAGGCGCGCCCTCTCGCCGGCGCACGGATCACCGGTTCGCTGCACATGACCGTGCAGACGGCGGTGTTGATCGAGACCCTGGTGGCGCTCGGCGCCCGGGTCCGCTGGGCCTCGTGCAACATCTTCTCCACCCAGGACCACGCCGCCGCGGCCGTCGCCGTCGGGCCGGGGGGAACGGCCGGTGAGCCGCGGGGCGTTCCGGTGTTCGCCTGGAAGGGCGAGACCCTGGAGGAGTACTGGTGGTGCACGGAGCAGGCGCTGACCTGGCCGGACGCCGCCACCGGGGGCCCGAACATGATCCTGGACGACGGAGGGGACGCCACCCTCCTGGTGCACAAGGGCGTCGAGTACGAGAAGGACGGCAAGGTCCCCTCGCCCGACACCGCCGAGAGTGACGAGCACCGTGTCATCCTCGAACTGCTGACCCGCACCCTGGGCGAGAACGCCCGGAAGTGGACCCGGCTCGCCTCGGAGATCCGCGGCGTGACGGAGGAGACCACGACGGGGGTGCACCGGCTGTACGAGATGCAGCGGGACGAGACCCTGTTGTTCCCGGCCATCAACGTCAACGACGCGGTGACGAAGTCGAAGTTCGACAACAAGTACGGCTGCCGGCACTCGCTGGTGGACGGCATCAACCGCGCCACCGACGTCCTGATCGGCGGCAAGACCGCGGTGGTCTGCGGCTACGGCGACGTGGGCAAGGGCTGCGCGGAGTCGCTCCGCGGGCAGGGCGCGCGCGTCATCGTCACCGAGATCGACCCGATCTGCGCGCTCCAGGCCGCGATGGACGGCTACCAGGTCACCACCCTGGACGAGGTCGTGGAGACGGCCGACATCTTCGTCACCACGACCGGCAACAAGGACATCATCCTGGCCTCGGACATGGCCCGGATGAAGCACCAGGCGATCGTCGGCAACATCGGCCACTTCGACAACGAGATCGACATGGCCGGCCTGGCGAAGATCCCGGGCATCGTCAAGGACGAGGTCAAGCCGCAGGTCCACACCTGGACCTTCCCCGACGGCAAGGTCGTCATCGTGCTGTCCGAGGGACGCCTGCTGAACCTGGGCAACGCCACCGGGCACCCCTCGTTCGTGATGTCCAACTCCTTCGCGGACCAGACCCTGGCGCAGATCGAGCTGTTCACCAAGCCCGACGCCTACCCGACCGGCGTCTACGTCCTGCCCAAGCAACTGGACGAGAAGGTCGCCCGCCTCCACCTGGACTCACTCGGGGTGAAGCTGACGACGCTCCGCCCCGAGCAGGCGGAGTACATCGGAGTCAAGGTCGAGGGCCCCTACAAGGCGGACCACTACCGCTACTGA
- a CDS encoding cation diffusion facilitator family transporter, with product MSASGGTKAIVAALVANLSIAVAKFVAFLFSGSSSMLAEAVHSVADSGNQGLLLLGGRRARRAATPRHPFGYGRERYVYAFLVSIVLFSVGGMFALYEGYEKIRHPHEIEHWYWPVGVLVFAIIAEAFSFRTAIRESNVLRGEKSWTAFVRHAKAPELPVVLLEDLGALVGLLLALGGVGLALLTGDGVWDGVGTLCIGALLILIALVLAVETKSLLLGEAAGADEVRGIEDAAVDGDTVTGLIHMRTLHLGPEELLVAAKVAVRHDGTATEIAAAIDAAEARIRAAVPIARVIYLEPDIYSETEAARGADPEATPGGPIPPSG from the coding sequence ATGAGCGCGTCAGGCGGGACGAAGGCGATCGTGGCGGCCTTGGTCGCCAACCTCTCGATCGCGGTGGCCAAATTCGTGGCCTTCCTCTTCAGCGGCTCGTCGTCGATGCTCGCCGAGGCCGTGCACTCGGTCGCGGACTCCGGCAACCAGGGACTGCTCCTTCTCGGCGGCAGGCGCGCCCGCCGGGCCGCGACGCCTCGGCACCCCTTCGGGTACGGGCGGGAGCGTTACGTCTACGCCTTCCTCGTCTCCATCGTGCTCTTCTCCGTCGGCGGCATGTTCGCCCTCTACGAGGGCTACGAGAAGATCAGGCATCCGCACGAGATCGAGCACTGGTACTGGCCGGTGGGCGTCCTCGTCTTCGCGATCATCGCCGAGGCGTTCTCCTTCCGGACCGCGATCCGGGAGTCCAACGTCCTGCGGGGCGAGAAGTCCTGGACGGCGTTCGTGCGGCACGCCAAGGCGCCCGAGCTGCCGGTCGTGCTGCTGGAGGACCTCGGCGCGCTGGTCGGTCTGCTCCTCGCCCTCGGTGGCGTCGGCCTTGCCCTGCTCACCGGCGACGGCGTGTGGGACGGCGTCGGCACCCTCTGCATCGGCGCGCTGCTCATCCTGATCGCCCTGGTCCTCGCCGTCGAGACCAAGTCGCTGCTGTTGGGCGAGGCCGCCGGAGCGGACGAGGTGCGCGGCATCGAGGACGCCGCCGTCGACGGCGACACGGTCACCGGCCTCATCCACATGCGCACCCTCCACCTCGGTCCGGAGGAGCTGCTCGTCGCCGCCAAGGTGGCCGTCCGGCACGACGGCACGGCCACCGAGATCGCCGCCGCCATCGACGCCGCCGAGGCGCGTATCCGGGCGGCCGTCCCGATCGCCCGGGTCATCTACCTCGAACCCGACATCTACAGCGAGACGGAGGCCGCCAGGGGCGCCGACCCGGAGGCCACGCCCGGAGGCCCGATCCCGCCGTCCGGCTGA
- the manA gene encoding mannose-6-phosphate isomerase, class I, with amino-acid sequence MDRLDNTIRPYAWGSTTAIPDLLGVEPTGEPQAEMWMGAHPGAPSRTARGTLLELIDAAPTRELGPASVARFGPRLPFLLKILSAAAPLSLQVHPDREQARTGYDEEERRGVHVDAPDRNYRDPHHKPELVCALTEFEGLCGFRPPADTADLLDGLGVDSLKPYVDLLHARPEDAALREVLTAVLTADRERMARTVAETEAACDRLGGVYAPYAGIAHHHPGDPGVLAAMLLNHVTLHPGEALYLGAGVPHAYLSGLGVEIMANSDNVLRCGLTPKHVDVPELLRVVRFEPGDPGVLRPEASLGDEEVYETPTDEFRLSRYVLSEGGAAHDLTRPVPQILLCTAGSVRVDGQELTAGGSVFVPAGERTDVSGSGTLFRATVRL; translated from the coding sequence ATGGACCGCCTCGACAACACCATCCGCCCCTACGCCTGGGGCTCGACGACCGCGATTCCCGACCTGCTCGGCGTCGAGCCGACCGGCGAGCCGCAGGCGGAGATGTGGATGGGCGCCCACCCCGGCGCACCCTCCCGTACCGCTCGCGGCACCCTCCTGGAGCTGATCGACGCGGCGCCCACGCGGGAACTGGGCCCCGCCTCCGTCGCCCGGTTCGGCCCGCGGCTGCCTTTCCTGCTCAAGATCCTCTCGGCGGCGGCGCCGCTCTCCCTCCAGGTCCACCCCGACCGGGAACAGGCCCGCACGGGCTACGACGAGGAGGAGCGGCGCGGCGTCCACGTCGACGCGCCGGACCGCAACTATCGCGACCCGCACCACAAGCCCGAACTCGTCTGTGCTCTGACCGAGTTCGAGGGGCTGTGCGGTTTCCGGCCCCCCGCCGACACCGCCGACCTGCTCGACGGACTCGGCGTCGACTCCCTCAAGCCCTACGTCGACCTCCTGCACGCCCGGCCGGAGGACGCCGCCCTCCGTGAGGTATTGACCGCCGTCCTGACCGCCGACCGCGAGCGGATGGCCCGGACCGTCGCCGAGACCGAGGCGGCCTGCGACCGCCTGGGCGGCGTCTACGCCCCCTACGCCGGCATCGCCCACCACCACCCGGGCGACCCGGGAGTCCTGGCCGCGATGCTGCTCAACCACGTGACGCTGCACCCCGGCGAGGCCCTCTACCTCGGCGCGGGGGTCCCGCACGCCTACCTGAGCGGCCTCGGCGTGGAGATCATGGCCAACTCCGACAACGTGCTGCGCTGCGGGCTCACCCCCAAGCACGTCGACGTCCCCGAACTCCTGCGGGTCGTCCGCTTCGAGCCGGGCGATCCGGGGGTCCTGCGCCCGGAGGCGTCCCTCGGCGACGAGGAGGTCTACGAGACCCCGACCGACGAGTTCCGACTCTCCCGCTACGTCCTGTCGGAGGGGGGAGCCGCCCATGACCTCACCCGCCCCGTCCCGCAGATCCTGCTGTGCACGGCGGGTTCGGTGCGCGTCGACGGACAGGAGCTGACGGCCGGCGGCTCGGTCTTCGTCCCGGCGGGCGAGCGGACCGACGTCTCCGGCTCCGGCACCCTCTTCAGGGCCACCGTGCGTCTGTGA
- a CDS encoding SIS domain-containing protein — MFDESLLDNPDGLSETDRRGLLRGAAEAGARVRTAARHAAEAGVGELRPDGRPRSVLIAGPGAAATQAADLLGTLAGAGSPVTRLAPTGVAPDAGALRWDLPGWAGSVDLLLIATPDGTEPGLCLLAERAYRRGCAVAAVAPGDSPLAEAVAGAHGLFVPMATAPYDQEEPLAGAAPGVLWALLTPLLVLLDRTGLLAAPPAAVRGVADRLDRVAERCGPAIAAYGNPAKTLAAELADALPLVWTEGVSAGPAGRRFAAALAELSGVPAMVAELPEALAAHGALLAGPLAAGADPDDFFRDRVEERAALHARVVLLRDRPIAGLTAAPAARELALGHDTPVSELEPEAGGELETLAELIAVTDFAAVYLALAARP; from the coding sequence ATGTTCGACGAATCACTGCTCGACAACCCCGACGGGCTGTCCGAGACCGACCGGCGCGGCCTGCTGCGCGGCGCGGCGGAGGCCGGCGCGCGCGTGCGCACGGCGGCCCGTCACGCGGCGGAGGCGGGGGTCGGCGAACTCCGCCCGGACGGCCGCCCCCGCTCCGTCCTCATCGCGGGTCCTGGCGCCGCCGCCACGCAGGCCGCCGACCTGCTGGGCACTCTCGCCGGCGCGGGGAGTCCGGTCACGCGCCTGGCACCCACCGGCGTCGCCCCGGACGCCGGGGCGCTCCGATGGGATCTGCCGGGGTGGGCCGGATCGGTCGACCTGCTGCTCATCGCCACCCCCGACGGCACCGAGCCGGGGCTCTGCCTCCTGGCCGAACGGGCGTACCGCAGGGGATGCGCCGTCGCCGCCGTGGCGCCGGGCGACAGCCCGCTGGCCGAGGCGGTCGCGGGGGCCCACGGCCTGTTCGTTCCCATGGCGACCGCGCCCTACGACCAGGAGGAGCCGCTCGCCGGCGCGGCCCCCGGCGTCCTGTGGGCGCTGCTGACCCCGCTCCTGGTGCTGCTGGACCGCACCGGACTGCTCGCCGCGCCGCCCGCGGCCGTGCGGGGGGTAGCCGACCGCCTCGACCGGGTGGCCGAGCGGTGCGGTCCGGCCATCGCCGCCTACGGCAACCCCGCCAAGACCCTCGCCGCCGAACTGGCCGACGCGCTGCCCCTGGTGTGGACCGAGGGGGTCTCCGCGGGACCGGCCGGTCGACGCTTCGCCGCCGCTCTGGCGGAGCTGTCCGGCGTCCCCGCGATGGTCGCCGAGTTGCCCGAGGCGCTGGCCGCCCACGGCGCGTTGCTCGCCGGACCCCTGGCAGCCGGCGCCGATCCCGACGACTTCTTCCGGGACCGCGTGGAGGAGCGGGCAGCCCTCCACGCGCGGGTGGTCCTCCTGCGGGACCGTCCCATCGCGGGACTGACCGCCGCACCCGCCGCCCGCGAACTCGCCCTGGGCCACGACACCCCGGTCAGTGAACTCGAACCCGAGGCCGGCGGGGAGTTGGAGACCCTCGCGGAGCTGATCGCCGTCACGGACTTCGCCGCCGTCTACCTCGCCCTCGCCGCACGGCCCTGA
- a CDS encoding Trm112 family protein — translation MPLEAGLLEILACPACHAPLEEREAELVCAGRDCGLAYPVRDGIPVLLVDEARRPG, via the coding sequence ATGCCGCTCGAAGCCGGCCTCTTGGAGATCCTCGCCTGCCCGGCGTGCCACGCGCCACTGGAGGAACGCGAGGCCGAACTCGTCTGCGCCGGGCGGGACTGCGGGTTGGCCTATCCCGTCCGCGACGGCATTCCCGTCCTCCTCGTCGACGAGGCGCGCCGCCCGGGGTAG
- a CDS encoding phosphomannomutase/phosphoglucomutase translates to MAAELSQIVKAYDIRGVVPDQWDETLAESFGAAFVRVTDATAIVTGHDMRASSPGLARAFADGASRQGADVTEIGLCSTDQLYYASGSLDLPGAMFTASHNPARYNGIKMCRRGAAPIGADSGLADIRELVERWGAGGPPEPGARRGEVRARETLDDYATHLRSLVDLDGIRPLRVVVDAGNGMGGHTVPTVLAGLPVDLVPLYFELDGTFPHHEANPLDPANLVDLRKRVREEDADLGLAFDGDADRCFVVDERGEPVSPSAITALVAARELARHGGRGTVIHNLITSWAVPEVVAEHGGTAVRTRVGHSFVKAEMARTGAIFGGEHSAHYYFRDFWNADTGMLAALHVLAALGGQRAPLSALVSEYDRYVGSGEINSTVADQAERLEAIRAAYRDREDVGLDGLDGLTVTTADWWFNVRPSNTEPLLRLNAEARDETTMARVRDEVLAIIRG, encoded by the coding sequence GTGGCTGCTGAGCTGTCGCAGATCGTCAAGGCGTACGACATCCGCGGCGTGGTCCCGGACCAGTGGGACGAGACGCTGGCCGAGTCCTTCGGCGCCGCGTTCGTCCGGGTCACGGACGCGACCGCGATCGTGACCGGACACGACATGCGGGCCTCGTCCCCCGGCCTGGCGCGCGCCTTCGCCGACGGGGCGTCCCGTCAGGGCGCCGACGTCACCGAGATCGGGCTGTGCTCCACCGACCAGCTGTACTACGCCTCGGGCTCCCTGGACCTGCCGGGTGCCATGTTCACGGCCTCGCACAACCCCGCCCGGTACAACGGCATCAAGATGTGCCGTCGGGGTGCCGCCCCGATCGGCGCGGACTCGGGCCTGGCCGACATCCGTGAGCTGGTCGAGCGATGGGGCGCGGGAGGCCCCCCCGAGCCCGGGGCCCGTCGGGGCGAGGTGCGCGCGCGGGAGACCCTCGACGACTACGCGACCCACCTGCGGTCCCTGGTGGACCTCGACGGGATCCGTCCGCTGCGGGTCGTCGTCGACGCGGGCAACGGCATGGGCGGGCACACCGTGCCCACCGTCCTGGCCGGACTCCCCGTCGACCTCGTTCCCCTCTACTTCGAGCTGGACGGCACCTTCCCCCACCACGAGGCGAACCCGCTCGACCCGGCCAACCTCGTCGACCTGCGCAAGCGGGTCCGCGAAGAGGACGCCGACCTCGGCCTCGCCTTCGACGGCGACGCGGACCGCTGCTTCGTCGTGGACGAACGGGGCGAACCGGTGTCCCCGTCCGCGATCACCGCCCTGGTGGCGGCCAGGGAACTCGCCCGCCACGGTGGCCGGGGGACGGTCATCCACAATCTGATCACCTCCTGGGCCGTGCCGGAGGTCGTGGCCGAGCACGGCGGCACCGCGGTGCGCACCCGGGTGGGGCACTCTTTCGTCAAGGCCGAGATGGCCCGTACCGGTGCCATCTTCGGCGGCGAGCACTCCGCGCACTACTACTTCCGCGACTTCTGGAACGCCGACACCGGCATGCTGGCAGCCCTGCACGTGCTGGCGGCCCTGGGCGGGCAGCGCGCCCCGCTGTCCGCGCTGGTCTCCGAGTACGACCGGTACGTCGGATCGGGGGAGATCAACTCCACCGTGGCCGACCAGGCGGAGCGCCTCGAGGCGATCAGGGCCGCGTACCGGGACCGCGAGGACGTCGGCCTGGACGGCCTGGACGGCCTGACGGTGACCACCGCCGACTGGTGGTTCAACGTGCGCCCGTCCAACACCGAACCGCTGCTGCGCCTCAACGCCGAGGCCCGGGACGAGACGACCATGGCCCGCGTTCGCGACGAGGTGCTGGCGATCATCAGAGGCTGA
- a CDS encoding DUF3499 domain-containing protein, giving the protein MESHRGPLRSAVPSNTVSPVRRCSRTACGRPAVATLTYVYADSTAVLGPLATYAEPHCYDLCAEHSERLTAPRGWEVVRLLDGSAPARPRGDDLEALADAVREAARPRERVAEAGGVARSADPMEVARRGHLRVLRSPEG; this is encoded by the coding sequence GTGGAGAGTCATCGCGGCCCGCTCAGGAGTGCGGTACCGTCCAACACCGTGAGTCCTGTACGTCGCTGTTCGCGCACCGCCTGCGGCCGTCCCGCCGTCGCGACGCTGACGTACGTCTACGCCGATTCGACGGCGGTCCTCGGCCCGTTGGCGACCTACGCCGAGCCTCACTGCTACGACCTGTGCGCCGAGCACTCCGAGCGGCTCACCGCCCCTCGGGGCTGGGAGGTCGTCCGGCTCCTCGACGGTTCGGCGCCCGCCCGCCCGCGCGGCGACGACCTGGAAGCCCTGGCCGACGCCGTGCGCGAGGCGGCGCGCCCCCGGGAGCGCGTCGCGGAAGCGGGCGGTGTCGCCCGTTCGGCGGACCCCATGGAGGTCGCCAGGCGAGGCCATCTGCGGGTCCTTCGGTCCCCGGAGGGCTGA
- a CDS encoding metallopeptidase family protein — translation MDSPVPPRSADPPGPRRRDRHGRGMRGPIAPPQVPLAASRAETFADLVQDSVERLERRWPQLADIDFVVLEVPRLERSDDGWGDEVVPLGGSAAAREGRRARVVVYRRPVEIRSRGRDERALLVHEVVVEQVAEVLGLTPETVDPRYGEERGFGED, via the coding sequence ATGGACAGTCCCGTACCGCCCCGTTCCGCAGACCCGCCCGGGCCCCGTCGCCGCGACCGTCACGGCCGGGGCATGCGCGGCCCGATCGCGCCGCCGCAGGTGCCACTGGCGGCCAGCAGGGCGGAGACGTTCGCCGACCTCGTGCAGGACTCGGTGGAGCGGCTGGAGCGCCGGTGGCCCCAGCTCGCCGACATCGACTTCGTGGTGCTGGAGGTCCCCCGACTGGAGCGGTCCGACGACGGCTGGGGCGACGAGGTCGTCCCGCTGGGCGGATCGGCGGCCGCCCGGGAGGGCCGCCGTGCCCGGGTGGTGGTGTACCGGCGTCCGGTGGAGATCCGCAGCAGGGGGCGGGACGAGCGCGCGCTGCTGGTCCACGAGGTCGTGGTCGAGCAGGTCGCGGAGGTACTGGGGCTGACACCCGAGACGGTCGATCCGCGCTATGGGGAGGAACGGGGCTTCGGGGAGGACTGA
- a CDS encoding DUF5719 family protein, with protein sequence MRRTTLSFLGCVAALAVVTGTAAITTPGDAADDASAASATRLPVDRSVVLCPSPGSSDVAETTYTSFTPVTEGAEGEGAAELLPLTRDAEAGEGDEEASGEAVLEPAGPGTPTTGEHTGDDAPALLGTAEGEVAPGWSVGMTTKIAAGLGRGLSGLACGAPDTEFWFPGVGTEADRTDYVHLTNPDDTPAVVDITLYGEDGEVESELGEGITVPARATRPILLGTLAEERQTDLTAHVGVRSGRVGAAVLALDAEAGGDWLTASADPAARLVLPGIPKDATAVRLVMFTPGDVDADLDVSLASPTGPITPAGHETVRVKAGLTTAVDLGDITRGEAGSLVLTPTGGDVPVVAALRVTRGEGEDRETAFLPATGPIVTRATSPDQPKEGTTLYVTAPGETARVRITASAGSEGGEGLSREYTIEGGTTQDVDFPVPEGLKGVYALTVEPVSGGPVHASRTLSVPVKDVPAFTVQPLADDRGTVAVPDARQDLSVLVRR encoded by the coding sequence GTGAGACGTACGACCCTGTCCTTCCTCGGTTGCGTCGCCGCGCTGGCCGTCGTCACCGGCACGGCGGCGATCACCACGCCCGGCGACGCGGCCGACGACGCGTCGGCAGCGTCGGCCACTCGCCTGCCGGTCGACCGCAGCGTCGTGCTCTGCCCGTCGCCCGGCTCCTCGGACGTCGCGGAGACGACGTACACGTCGTTCACCCCGGTCACGGAGGGTGCGGAGGGGGAGGGGGCGGCCGAGCTTCTCCCGCTCACGCGGGACGCGGAGGCGGGCGAGGGGGATGAGGAGGCCTCCGGTGAGGCGGTCCTGGAACCCGCGGGTCCGGGCACCCCGACGACGGGGGAGCACACCGGCGACGACGCCCCCGCCCTTCTCGGCACCGCGGAGGGCGAGGTGGCCCCGGGGTGGAGCGTGGGGATGACGACGAAGATCGCCGCCGGCCTCGGGCGCGGGCTGTCGGGTCTCGCCTGCGGGGCCCCGGACACGGAGTTCTGGTTCCCGGGGGTCGGCACCGAGGCCGACCGCACCGACTACGTACACCTCACCAACCCCGACGACACGCCCGCGGTGGTGGACATCACCCTGTACGGCGAGGACGGCGAGGTGGAGTCCGAGCTGGGCGAGGGCATCACGGTCCCCGCGCGGGCCACGAGGCCGATTCTGCTCGGCACGCTCGCCGAGGAGCGTCAGACGGACCTCACGGCGCACGTCGGCGTGCGCAGCGGGCGTGTGGGCGCCGCGGTGCTCGCCCTGGACGCGGAGGCGGGCGGCGACTGGTTGACCGCGTCCGCGGACCCTGCCGCCCGGCTCGTCCTCCCCGGCATCCCGAAGGACGCGACCGCCGTTCGCCTGGTGATGTTCACACCGGGCGACGTGGACGCCGACCTGGACGTCAGCCTGGCCTCCCCCACCGGTCCGATCACCCCGGCCGGGCACGAGACGGTGCGGGTCAAGGCCGGTCTGACCACCGCGGTCGACCTGGGAGACATCACCCGGGGCGAGGCGGGGTCGCTGGTCCTGACGCCGACGGGCGGCGACGTCCCGGTGGTCGCGGCCCTCCGGGTGACGCGCGGCGAGGGAGAGGACCGGGAGACGGCGTTCCTGCCGGCCACCGGCCCGATCGTGACGCGCGCCACTTCGCCGGACCAGCCGAAGGAGGGCACCACCCTGTACGTCACCGCTCCCGGGGAGACCGCCCGGGTCCGGATCACGGCGTCGGCGGGTTCCGAGGGGGGCGAGGGGCTGTCGCGCGAGTACACGATCGAGGGAGGCACCACCCAGGACGTGGATTTCCCGGTCCCCGAGGGGTTGAAGGGGGTCTACGCGTTGACGGTCGAACCCGTCTCGGGCGGGCCGGTGCACGCGTCCAGGACGCTGAGCGTTCCGGTGAAGGACGTGCCCGCTTTCACCGTCCAGCCCCTCGCCGACGACCGGGGGACGGTGGCGGTCCCCGACGCGCGGCAGGACCTGTCGGTCCTCGTCCGACGCTGA